AACGACCTGATGCAGGAGCTGCTGGAGGCTGGCCCCGGCAGTTTCCTGATCGTGGTGATCACGGCCCTGGCGGCCGGCACCGTGTTCAACATCCAGGTGGTGGCCGAGCTCTCCAAGCAGGGCGCCAACGCCGCGGTGGGGGGCCTCCTCGCCCTGGGCCTCTCGCGGGAGATCGCCCCCCTACTCACCGCCACCCTGCTCACCGGCAAGGTGGCCACCGCCTACGCCGCCCAGCTCGGCACGATGAAGGTGACGGAGCAGATCGACGCGATCACGATGCTGCGCACCGATCCTGTGCAGTACCTCGTGGTGCCGCGGGTGCTGGCGATGGTGGTGATGGCGCCTGTGCAGTGCCTGCTGTTCTTCGGGGTGGGGATCTGGTCAGGCCAGCTGAGCAGCTCCCTGCTGTACAACATCCCCCCCAGCGTGTTCTGGACCTCGGTGCGCACCTGGATGCAGCCGGATGATCTGCCCCTGATGCTGGTGAAGGCCCTGGTGTTCGGCCTGCAGATCGCCGTGATCGCCTGCGGCTGGGGCCTCACCACCCGGGGCGGCCCCAAGGAGGTGGGCACCAGCACCACCGGCGCCGTGGTGATGATCCTCGTCACCGTGGCGCTGATGGACGCCCTGCTCACCAAGCTGCTGTTC
This portion of the Cyanobium sp. NIES-981 genome encodes:
- a CDS encoding ABC transporter permease, which codes for MRLPRWLRRLGVSCMIGGQAVSAIARGRIGFNDLMQELLEAGPGSFLIVVITALAAGTVFNIQVVAELSKQGANAAVGGLLALGLSREIAPLLTATLLTGKVATAYAAQLGTMKVTEQIDAITMLRTDPVQYLVVPRVLAMVVMAPVQCLLFFGVGIWSGQLSSSLLYNIPPSVFWTSVRTWMQPDDLPLMLVKALVFGLQIAVIACGWGLTTRGGPKEVGTSTTGAVVMILVTVALMDALLTKLLFG